ATCAATATTACGCAACCGTTAGAAAAATCATAGAATCCAAAAAACGATACCCAGAAGAAGCAAAAAGAAGGGAAGAAGAGGGAGCTGTTTTAGTTAGATTTACCATAGACGAAGATGGTAATGTTAAAGATGTATCACTTGTTAGGTCAAGCGACAGTAACATCTTAGATAAAGAAACTTTAAAGCTTTTAAAGAGCTTAAAATTTCCGCCACCACCGGAAGGAAAACCTATGACACTAAATTTAGAGATAGAATACAAACTAAACTAAGGAGAAGCAAAATGCTTTTAAGCAGAAGAGAGTTTATAAGCTTATCATTATCAACCTTATATTTACTTACACATAACCTTGAAGTATTGGCAAGTGATGCAGTAGAAATTTTTGACCTTGGAATTGCAAGCGGAGACCCAACGCAGGATGGCATTATATTATGGACGAGAATTAATCCAAATATCCACAACCAATTAAAAAAAGACCTTATCTTAGAGATATCACAAAGTCCAGAGATGAAAGAATCATCAGTCATAAAAATACCCGGATATGAGATTATAAAAGAAAGAGACTGCACAATCAGGCTAACAATAGACAATCTAAAACCAGGACAGACTTACTACTACAGATTTACATACGCAGACGTTCCGTCAATGGTAGGTAGGTTTAAAACTCTGCCGGTTGGAGATGTTGAAAACTACAGAATAGGATTTGTTACCTGTCAAAACTACGCCGATGGATATTATACAGCATACAGACATTTAGCCAATGAAGATATAGGATTTATCTTACATCTTGGAGACCAAATTTATGAGAGAATCTATGGCAAACCAAGAGTACCCGGCAGAAATTTAGCTTTTCCATCAGGTCATAGTATTGCACTTGATTTAGAAGATTATAAATATCTGTATACAACATATTTGTCAGACAAAGATTATCAGCTTGCAAGAGCAATGCATCCATTTATCTATATCTGGGATGACCATGAATATGCAAACGATTACTCATTTGACTACGAAAAAGGATTTTATAAACTTCCAAAACATCCTTTTGAAAATGACAGAGAAAAAGTTCTTAACCTAAGAAAAGCTGCAATATTAGCATGGTATTTTTATACACCTTCAAGGGCTAAATTAAATCTTAACGCTCAAAATCCTTTAGAATGGATCATCATTTATAGAGATTTCAAAATTGGAGAATTAGCACATTTGATTTGCTTAGATGAAAGGTCTTACAGAACATCGCAACCTTGCGATAAAAGATACGCATCCGCAGGTTGTGAAGACCAGTATAAAACCTCAATGCTTGGAGAAAATCAAAAATTCTGGTTTTATGAAAAGCTAAAACAAGGAAATAGTTGGAAAATAGTAGCTAATGAAGTCCAATTTGTACAAGGAAAAATAAACGGACTTTATGGCTCCTTAGATGCTTGGGATGGATATATAAAAGAAAGACAAGAGATAATAGAATTTTTAAACAAAAATAATATAAACAAATTTGTAGCCCTTACAGGAGATAGACACGCCGGCTTGATTGCAGAAATACCTACAGAATTTAAAGAAAACTATGAGAAAATCGTGGGAGTAGAGTTTATGACTCCTGCAATATCCTCGATCTCTGCAGCAGAAGCCAACTGGTGGTAAGATTACGGAGTTAAAGATGCCGATGAATATGCCCAGTTAGAAATAAAACAAAACCCATGGACAAAGTATTTAAGCCATAGAGTATGGGGATATTCTATTTTAGATATGGATAAATCATCTGCTAGGTGTCAAATAGTAAGCGTTGACAAATATAAAAAAGACTCAAATAAAGAAATAGCAGCAACTTATCAATATATTCCTGGAAAGGGATTAATAAAATTTTAAACAGTTGTTAACAAATTCTAACCATACGTTGGGCAAGAAATTCAGTAAAAGTAAAAGATTCTTCGCTGGCTTTGGAGCGACAATGTTGATTTTTGGAATAGTCTTCACCAAAGTATGAAATTTTAAAAAAATTATTAACAAATTTTAACCATTCTTTCATTAAATCTTAAAATTCATTTGGTATAGTGATTTACGAATAATATTTTCAGAGGAGGTTATTTAAATGAAGAGAACTTTAGCAGTGATGGCTCTCTTAGGAGCTGTAGGGCTTGCAAACGCACAAACTATCGAGAACCCCATTCTCAAAAAACTTGTTGAGAAGGGTATCTTAAAAGAAGATGAAGCTGCAGCAATTGACGAACAGCTTGCACAAGAAGAGGCAGAAAAGGCTAAATACCAAGCTGAAATTGACAAAACAGCAATGGAAGCAAAAGAAAAGTTGGCAAAACTTGAGAAACAAGGTAGCATGTCATCTCTTTTAACAGGTAAGTTTAAGAAGTTTGAAATTGGCGGAAAGGCTTACTTGGGTTATACTTACCAAACTACTAAGAAAAAATACACAGGAATTAACGACTCAGGCGATTTTGAAGCAAGAAGATTTTACTTTGATACAAAGGCTTACATCTCAGACAAAGACTATATCAGATTTACAACTGATTTAGCTCAAGAAAATAACGTTGGTAGCACAGACAAATCATTAAAACTCAAAATTAAATACGGTTATCTCTACAAAGACATTTCAGACTTGATTCCTCACACTGGCTTTGAGTTTGGTATAGTTCATACACCTTGGATTGATTATGAAGAGCATTCTGGATGGTGGTACAGGTCTATAGATAAAACATTTATGGAATCTTCAGATGGTATGGGATTATGGCCATCGGCAGACCTTGGAATTAACTTCAAGACAAAAACTCCGTATGTAACTTCTGAAGTAGGAATGTTTAACGGAGAAGGTTACGACAAGATTAACACAAGCTCTAAAAACTCATCCAGCTTCCACAACTCTTTTGAAGGTAGAGTAACTTATCACGTATTTGGAAACGGAGATAAAAAAGTTAATCCAACAAAAGATCAGTATGCAAACATTTCTTTACACTTAGCAAGCAACATTGGATATAATGATAATAATAACGGTACATACACAAATCATACAAATCTTAACCTCTATCACATCCATGCAGTTTATAACCACCCAATGTTCTTAATCGCAGCACAATATGCAAAAACAGATTATAACTCATCTTCTCAACAAGCAGGCGATGGATACTCAATAAACGCAGAAGTAAGACCAGTTCAAGATTGGTCCATATTCGGTAGATATGACCATTGGAAGTTTAAGAAAGAGTTAACACTCGGAAAAGATGCACAAAATAACGATGTCAAAGCAAACAAAAGAGATGCTTACTATTTTGGTGTAGCTTACACTATGAACAAATATGTAAAATGGATTGCAAACGTTATCAATTATGATTACAAAGGAACTAACCCAGACAACAAAGATAAAACAAAATATATGATAACAGCTGAGCTTAGCTGGTAATCCTACTGCTTTTTGTATGTTTGTGGGAGGGAGAGGGGAAATTGTTAAAATTTCTTAACAAAAAATTAATAAAAAATAAACATTTTCATAGTATCATAATCTTAAAAATTTAACGGAGGTAAAAAGATGAAAGTTAAAGGCTTGAAAAAGCTTGCAATAGCTGGAATTTTAGCAACATCTACCGCAGCATTAGCGGGAATTACAATTACAGGTGCAGGTGCAACATTCCCATATCCAATTTACTCTGCTTGGGCTTATGCATATGAAAAAGCAACAGGAAACAAAGTTAACTATCAATCAATTGGTTCTGGTGGTGGTATCAGACAGATCGAAAACAGAACAGTAGACTTTGGTGCATCAGACGCTCCATTAACACCAGAAGAATTAAACCAAAAGAAATTACTCCAATTCCCGGCAGTAATCGGTGGAGTAGTTCCAACTTACAACCTACCAGAAGTAAAACAGCCTCTTAACTTTGACGGGAAAGCTCTCTGTTATATATATATGGGTAAAATCACTAAATGGAATGACCCATACTTACAACAATTAAACCCTGGCGTAAATTTACCAGATAGACCAATTACAGTAGTTCACAGGTCTGATGGTTCTGGTACAACTTGGATCTGGACTAACTACTTATCAAAAGTTTGTCCAGAGTGGAAAGAAAAGGTTGGATACGGAACATCTGTTAACTGGCCAACTGGTGTAGGCGGAAAAGGAAACGAAGGTGTAGCTAACTACACTAAGAGAATGAGAGGAGCAATAGGATACGTAGAATATATCTATGCAAAACAAAACAATATGCCTGCTGGAAAAGTTAAAAACAGAGAAGGAAACTTTGTTGCTCCATCTATGGAAAGCTTCCAAGCAGCAGCTGCTAACGCTAAATGGGACAAAAAGAAACATTTCTACGAAGTATTAACAGACCAACCGGGTAAAAATTCATACCCAATATCTGGAGCTACATTTATTTTACTGGCAAAAGATAGACCAGAAAACTCAAAAAAAGCAGTTATGTTCTTTGACTGGGCATTTACAAAAGGAGATCAAGAAGCTGCAAGATTAAACTATATCCCATTACCACAAAACGTGAAAGATTTAATCAGATCATACTGGAAAGAAAATGGATTGATGTAATACTTTTCTCATGTCTAACCTCCAATTTTGCCCTACCTCTAAAAAGGTGGGGCTTTTTGTTTTTAAGAATTTTGTTTTTAAGAATAAGTAATCCTATTGTTTTCTTTATACATAAAAGCGTTCTATTTTTTAAGTTGTAGAATGTATATGTAAATATGACCTTACCTTTGCCCAACCTTAGGATTTTAGAAGGAATCTCTTCTTTTGATTTTTTTAATAGAAAACAGGAGATTCTTCGCTGTCGCTCAGAATGACACTATTGGCAGCTTCCTGTCATCATGAGGACTTTAGTCCGAAGGATCTTCTTTTTGGGTTTTTTAATATAAAAATACGAGATTCTTTGCACGCTGTAGGAGTATGATAAGAAAGGTGAGAATGTATACTTTTTAATTTCTCACCCCGACGTGTATTTAATTTATAATTTTATACAAAAATTTTTATACAAAAATTTATATGACAAACAGTAAAGTAAGGAGCTTAAAGGATGGAAAATACAGCACTAAAAAGGGCGCTTCTTGTAGAAAAACTTTTAAAAATAATACTTGGATTTGCAGCAATCTTTATAGGCTTTATACTCCCGGTAGTTATATTCATTGTACTGTATAAAGAAGCATATCTTGCTATCCAAACCTTTGGAGTTTTAAACTTTTTAACATCTACCGACTGGGACCCGGTCGCACTTAAATTTGGCGGGTTGGCTCCTATAGTCGGAACATTGATAGCAACATTTTTATCAACATTATTCGCTGCTCCAATCTCAATTGGTATTGCTATTTTTTTGGTTGAACTTTCACCAAACAAACTAAAACCAATCTTTTCAACTGCAATAGAGCTTTTGGCTGGAATTCCAAGCATCATTTATGGTATGTGGGGATTGTTCGTAATTGCTCCATTATTTGGTGAAAAAATAGAGCCATGGCTTCAAGCAAAGCTTGGCGGAATTCCATTAATAGGAAAGCTTTTTGAAGGTTCTCCGACAGGAATTGATGTCTTAACAACATCTCTCGTTCTTGGAATAATGATAATTCCATTTATGAGTTCTGTTGTTAAAGATGCGTTTAATATGGTTCCATCCATAATGAAAGAATCAGCTTATGCCCTTGGGGCTACAAAATGGGAAGTTATAAAACAAGTGATGATACCTATCACAGCGTCAAGTATTGCAGGTGGATTAATCTTATCTACCGGTAGAGCACTTGGGGAAACGATGGCTGTTACATTTTTAGCAGGAAACGTAAATCAAATACCAAAATCGCTTTTAGACCCATTTACAACCATCACCGTTGCTTTGGCAAACCAATTTACAGAAGCAGACACAGCTATTTATCTTTCTTCTTTATATTATCTTGCATTAATACTTTTTATAATGTCGTTTATTGTTTTATATCTTTCTAAAATTATGCTTTTGAAATTAGAAAAGAAATGGAAGGTGTAAGCTATGGTTAAAAGAAAATTAGAAAATTACATATTCCTTACATTGTCAGGTTTTTCTGCATTGCTTGGATTATTTTTCTTGTTTTGGATACTTGGAGATTTGCTTATTAACGGTTTTAAATACATAAATTTAGATTTATTTACAAAAGACCCGGTTCCACCCGGTATGGAAGGCGGTGGATTAAAACATGCTTTTATAGGTCATTTAATCATTACTGTTCTTGGAACTATGATAGGAACGCCTATTGGAATATTAGCCGGTATATTCTTTGCTGAGTATGGTCAAAACTCAAAAGTGTTCAAAATTGCAAGAAATATAGTTGATATAATGGTAAGTAATCCATCTATCGTTATAGGTGCAGTAGTTTATGCGATACTTGTTTATCCGGTTGGTCATTTTATGGGAATAGCTGGTTCTGTAGCGCTTGCATTGCTTATGATACCGGTTATAGTAATCACAACTGATGAGATGATGAAATTAGTTCCAAGGGAAACAAGAGAAGCAGCATATGCCCTTGGAGCTCAGCCATGGCAGGTTAGCTTTCAAGTAGTTTTAAAAGCTGCAAAAGTAGGAGTTTTAACAGGTGTAATTCTTGGAGTAGCAAGAATATCCGGAGAAACTGCACCATTATTATTTACATCTTTTAATAACAACTTTACAACTTACGATATCACGCAACCGACGGCATCTTTAACAGTTACAGTCTTTCAATACGCCATGGGACCATACGACGAATGGCACAGACAAGCATGGGCAGCATCTTTCATTCTTACGTTCTTCGTATTGATTGCATCAATCACAGCAAGATACTTAATCCAAAGGAAAAAACACTCTTAGGAGGCAAACATAAATGTCTGAAAATGTAAAATTACAAGTCAAAAATCTAAATTTTTATTATGCTGGCAATAAACAGGCTTTAAAAAATATAAACATGCCGGTTTATGAAAAAAAAGTTACAGCACTAATTGGACCATCCGGATGTGGTAAAACTACACTGCTTAGATGTTTTAACAGAATGCATGACTTATACCCGGGTAACAGATACGAAGGAGAAATAATATTTGAAGGTAAAAACATTCTTGCAAAGGATGTAGATTTAATGATTTTAAGAAGTAAAATCGGTATGGTATTCCAAAAACCAACACCGTTTCCAATGTCTATATTTGACAACGTCGCATATGGACTTAGGCTTCAAGGAATTAAAAACAAAACAGAGCTGCAAGACAGAGTTGAAAAAGCTTTAAAAGATGCTGCAATCTGGGACGAAGTAAAAGATAGACTTAATGCATCAGCTTTTTCTTTGTCAGGTGGTCAGCAACAAAGATTATGTATAGCAAGAGCAATAGCAGTAAAACCAGAAGTCATACTATTTGACGAGCCAACATCAGCACTTGACCCAATATCAACATCAAAGATAGAAGAGCTTATAGTTGAATTAAAGAAAAATCATACAATAATTATTGTTACCCACAACATGCAACAGGCAGCAAGGGTTTCAGACTACACTGCATTTATGTATCTTGGAGAGCTTATTGAATTTGATTTAACAGATATTATATTCACTAAACCAAGCAAAAAACTCACAGAAGATTATGTTTCAGGTAAATTTGGTTAATAAAAAAATCGAAAACTCTATGAAGGAGGATGTTAAATGTTAATAGAACCAAGATTAAATGAAATCAAAGAAAGGCTTTTAAAAATGGCTGAAATTGTAGAAAACATGATAGATAACTCAATAAAAGCTATCATAGAGCATAACCCGAGGTATTTAAAATATGTTGAAGAAAATGAAAACATAGTTGACCAGATGGAAGTAGAAAATGAATCATTGATAATAACAACCATGGCAAGATATCAGCCGGAGGCAAAGTATTTAAGAATGCTCGCAATGGACTTGTTTGTAAACAGAGACCTTGAAAGAATAGGAGACCATGCAGAAAATATAAAAGAACATGCCCAGTCTATATTAACAAAACCAAAGTTAAAAGAATATGTAGATTTACCAAAAATGACTGAGTTAACAATACAAATGCTTAAAGATGCAATAAAAGCTTTTGCAGAAAATGATACAAATCTTGCAAGAGATGTAATAAAGAGAGACGACATAATAGATGCATTAGAAGACCAGATAATAAGAGAGTTATACACTTACATGGTAGAAGACCCATCAACAATAAAAGTTGGATTAAGACTTATAGACGTTGTTAAAAACATAGAAAGAGTTGCAGACATAGCAACAAACTTAGCAGAAGAAGTTATTTACATGAAAGAAGGAAAAATGCTAAGACATCAGGAATTAGACGAAAATGGAAAGTAATACCCTAAAAGACCAGCATTTAGATTATGAAATACTAATAAGTTTTCTTGACTATTTAAAAGAAGGCGTCATTGTCGTTGATGAAAATAAAAATATCTTATTTGTAAATAGATTTGCACAGAGATTTTTAAATACTCCAGATTACGAAGGTAAACATTTTAAAGAAGTTATAAATGATAATTATCTTTATTCTATAATTTCCCATGAATACGATAAAGACACAAAGTTAGAAGTAAATATAGATAGTAGTAAATACTTGGTAAATGTATATCACATTAAAGGCAAAAAAATAATTCATCTGCAAGATATAACGCCATTTGAGATCTACAAACAAGCAAAGAAAGACTTTGTATCTAACGTATCTCATGAATTAAAAACTCCAATCTCTGTTTTAAAGTCTGCTATGGAAACAATAGAAGAGGAAATAAAAGACTCTAACATCCTGAAATTTGTAGACATGGCAAAAAAAAGAATAAATCAAATGGACTCTCTCATAAACGACCTTCTTATACTTGCAAGACTCGAATCTCAAGAAGATTTGGTAAACAAGAAAAAATATTTATTATACAAACAAGTTGAAGACATCTTTGAAGATTTGCAACATTTAACAAAAGATAAGAACATAAAACTTAAAAATAATGTTCCCAAAGATTTTGAAGTTTATGCAGACGAACAAAAATTAAGCATAGCACTAAAAAATTTAATTGAAAATGCAATAAAATATAACGTTCAAAACGGCACAGTAGAAGTAAATGCAAAAACTGATGGAAAGTATGACATTATAAGCGTTATAGATACAGGCATAGGAATACCACCAGAATCAATTCCTCTTGTGTTTGAAAGATTTTACAGAGTTGATAAATCAAGAAGTAGGAACATCGGCGGAACAGGTTTAGGGCTATCTATCGTTAAACACATCACAGAAGCCCATAAAGGCAAAGTATGGGTAGAAAGTCAAGTAGGAAAAGGAAGTAAATTTTATATTAAAATACCAAAAACGTGATCCTTCGGATTAAAGTCCGCAGGATGACAGGAAACCACTAGTGAGTCATTCTGATTGAAGCGAAGGATCTCCTGTTTTTCCTGGATTTCTCATCCTAAGTATACTTCTTATTTATTAAAACATTCAAATATCTTAATAATTACAAAAACCCCCATTAAGTTAGTGTTTGACAACTTTGTATTTTTTGTATTGAATATATGCAAATATATTTTTTAGAAGGAGGTTAGTATTATGAGAAAAGTTTTAGCGTCAGCTGCAATTCTTGCAGTAGCAGGGTCTGCAATGGCAACAAACGGAGATAACATGATAGGTGTTACTCCAGCATCTGAAGCGATGGGTGGTCTTGGTGTTGGTATGCCAATTGGCTCTGTTGATTCAATCTTTAGAAACCCAGCATGGATGAACTCAGAAAAAGGCTTTACTGTCAGCTTTGGTGGTATTTTATTTATGCCAGATGTTAAGGGAAGATACAATGGTCAAAACTCGGGTGATACTGGATATGTTTCCTCAAGAGCAAACTTCTTTACTGTTCCAGAGATAGGAATTACAAACAGAATAAATGATCAAGTGGTTGTTGGTATTGCTGCATACGGTGTTTCTGGTATGGGTGTAGATTATAGGGATAAAGACCCGAGATTAGCAAATATGCATACGACTTTACAGTTTATGAGAATTATTCCAGCTGTTTCTTATCAAGTAAACCCTAATTTATCTGTTGGTGTAGGACTTGATTTAGCATGGGGTTCTCTTGATATGGGTGCTAATATGTGTGTAGATTTAAATCAAAATGGGTTAATTGATCCAAATGAATGCTTTAATGCAGGCGGAGGTCAGTCATCTTCTTATGGTGTAGGCGCACAATTAGGTATAGGTTATAAAGTTGGAGATTTAACAGTAGGTTTTAACTATCAATCCCCTGTATCTATGAAATACAAGCATGTATTTGATACTAATGGCGATGGTTCATATGAAGACCTAAAATTACAACAACCTCAAGAAGTTGCAGCTGGTATTGGTTATAAAGTATTACCAAACTTAAAAGTTGGTTTAGATTTAAGATGGATTAACTGGTCTGATGCAGATGGTTATAAACAATTTAAATGGAAAGACCAAACTGTTATAGCAGTTGGTGGTGAATATCAAGTAACTCCAGCATTAAAATTAAGAGCTGGTTATAACTATGGTAAATCTCCAATCAGAAGCTATTCTGGATTGAACGGAATGATGCCAACAAATAATATACCAAGTTTAGCACAACCTTTCCCAGACTTTAACGTTCAATGGTTCAATCTAATTGGTTTTCCGGCGATTACAGAACACCATATTACCCTTGGTGGAAGTTATCAAGTTAGCAAACATTTTGCTATCGATTTAGCATATGTACATGCATTTGAGAAAAAAGTTGAATCAAGTGGACAGTCTTATACGGTTGATGCAACATCAGGTAATCCTCCAACAAGGTATACACTTGAAAACGCAACAGTTGGAGCTAAAAACTCACAAAATGAAGTTGGTATAGCTTTAAGATGGTCGTTCTAAGGTATTGGAGGTAGGGATGTTATGAATAAATTAGCAGTTTTAGGGACGGTTTTGTCCCTTTCTTTTTCAAGTTTTGCAGCAGAACCGTGGATGAGTCCAAAGTGGACAGAGCAGTTTTGTGAGTATTGGAACAAAAACATGCAAACGGTCATGGCAGAATGGGCAGAATACAACGTAAATAAACAAAAAGGCTATAAAACAATCCAATTTTACAGAGAGAATTGCAATCCACCTAAAAAGGTTGAGGTTAGAATTAAGTATGAAAACGGAAAAGCGGTATGTATATATGGCGGCGAAGCTAAGGACCCAAATCCAGAGTTTGTTATGTACGCAACAGACGAAAACTGGAAGTCTTTAGCAAAAGGTGAATTTGGATTTATGGGAATGGGTATTATGAAAAAGATGACATTCCAAGGTTCTAAAGTTGAAGCAATGAAATTCATGGAACCTTTCAAATCTTTCTTAATTGGTCTTGGAAAAGTTCCTCATACAGATGCTTGTCCATAATATCTTTAAAATATCCCGAGGCTTTAAAAAGGTCTCGGGAGTCTAAATTTTCATTGATTAAGTTATTGAGCGACAGGTAAGAATCTCCGTCCTTTTATACCCTTAATCTGTCATTCTGAGCGAAGCGAAGAATCTCCTGTTTTTTCTTTTTAAATCAAAAATCAAAAGAGGAGATCCTTCGGACCAAAGTCCTCAGGATGACACTATAGAGGGGAAAAGGCAGAGATTCTTCGCACGGCTTCAGAATGACGATTAAAAGGCTAATTAATTTTTAAACTTAGCTAAAATTTAGAACAGCCTTTAGAGTAATTTCTTTTTCTTAACATTCTTGAATTAAATCCCTATGTACTGATTTATACTTTCTATTGCTTCTTTTATAGCATTATAAATCGAGGATATTATATTTTCATTGTTCTATTTTCTTTTCTACTTTCCTTAATGCTTAACTTCTATGCTGTTTTCTCGCCTAACTCACTTGATCATTTACTCACTTGTTTAATGCCTTTTTGACAATCTCTAATCTATCTTTAACTTTCTCTATTTCTTTTTCATCTTTGAAGAATTCTAAGACTTCTTCATCTTTAAACTCAACTTTCCCTTTTTGTTTTATAATCTCTGCAACATAGTCAGCAACTGCAAGTAATTTTTTACATCTTTTTGATGAGTTGAATTTAACATCAGCAATTTTGCCATTTTCCTCTTTGATATAAAAACTAACCACATGACAACCGCTTTTACATTTCCCAATTTCTTTGTAATCTGAAGGAGCATCTTCTATAAAATTTTTCAATCCACTTTCAATATAATTCTTTATCTTCATAATTTTATTCCTCCTTTATATAAAATCTGCTAAAATCAAACATTTTTAAATAAGGTGATTCTTCTTCTTTGTGAATTAATTGGGTTATTAATTTTGCTGTAATTGGAGCAAGCAATATTCCGTTTCTATAATGTCCTGTAGCATAGTATAAATTTTTTATCTCAGATTTTCCAAGAATAGGAAGACCATCAGGGGTTGCTGGTCTAAATCCATACCAAGTTTCCGTTATTTCATAGTCTTTCGTAGATGGTAAAGTTTCTAACAAACCTTTAAGTAGTAAAAATATCCCAGATACCGTATTTCCTTCTTTAAAAAAAACATTTTCTTGTGTAGCACCAACAACAACTAAATTACTATCTTTTCTTGGAATTATATAAGCTCTATTGCTATATAAGATTTTTGAAATTTCACCTTTTTCTTTTGTTTTGAATGACAACATCTGTCCTTTAATTGGGAAAACTTTAATAGGTTCTATTTCGCCCGACCAAGCTCCAGCAGCTAAAATACAAAAATCCGCTTCAAAAGTCCCATTGTTTGTGATCACTCTTTGAAATATTCCATTATCAGCCTCTATAAATTTAACTTCTGTAAACTCTTTCACAGTCATATTAGAATTTTTTGCATATTTAACCAACGACACAACAAGCTTTCTATTATCAACCTGTTTATCATGTGGAAAAAAAGCTCCACCGATAACAAAATTTGAGATTTTAATTCCCATATCTAAAATTTCTTGACGAGTAAGAATTTTTGATTCCAA
This is a stretch of genomic DNA from Sulfurihydrogenibium sp. YO3AOP1. It encodes these proteins:
- a CDS encoding alkaline phosphatase D family protein produces the protein MLLSRREFISLSLSTLYLLTHNLEVLASDAVEIFDLGIASGDPTQDGIILWTRINPNIHNQLKKDLILEISQSPEMKESSVIKIPGYEIIKERDCTIRLTIDNLKPGQTYYYRFTYADVPSMVGRFKTLPVGDVENYRIGFVTCQNYADGYYTAYRHLANEDIGFILHLGDQIYERIYGKPRVPGRNLAFPSGHSIALDLEDYKYLYTTYLSDKDYQLARAMHPFIYIWDDHEYANDYSFDYEKGFYKLPKHPFENDREKVLNLRKAAILAWYFYTPSRAKLNLNAQNPLEWIIIYRDFKIGELAHLICLDERSYRTSQPCDKRYASAGCEDQYKTSMLGENQKFWFYEKLKQGNSWKIVANEVQFVQGKINGLYGSLDAWDGYIKERQEIIEFLNKNNINKFVALTGDRHAGLIAEIPTEFKENYEKIVGVEFMTPAISSISAAEANWW
- the pstS gene encoding phosphate ABC transporter substrate-binding protein PstS, yielding MKVKGLKKLAIAGILATSTAALAGITITGAGATFPYPIYSAWAYAYEKATGNKVNYQSIGSGGGIRQIENRTVDFGASDAPLTPEELNQKKLLQFPAVIGGVVPTYNLPEVKQPLNFDGKALCYIYMGKITKWNDPYLQQLNPGVNLPDRPITVVHRSDGSGTTWIWTNYLSKVCPEWKEKVGYGTSVNWPTGVGGKGNEGVANYTKRMRGAIGYVEYIYAKQNNMPAGKVKNREGNFVAPSMESFQAAAANAKWDKKKHFYEVLTDQPGKNSYPISGATFILLAKDRPENSKKAVMFFDWAFTKGDQEAARLNYIPLPQNVKDLIRSYWKENGLM
- the pstC gene encoding phosphate ABC transporter permease subunit PstC encodes the protein MENTALKRALLVEKLLKIILGFAAIFIGFILPVVIFIVLYKEAYLAIQTFGVLNFLTSTDWDPVALKFGGLAPIVGTLIATFLSTLFAAPISIGIAIFLVELSPNKLKPIFSTAIELLAGIPSIIYGMWGLFVIAPLFGEKIEPWLQAKLGGIPLIGKLFEGSPTGIDVLTTSLVLGIMIIPFMSSVVKDAFNMVPSIMKESAYALGATKWEVIKQVMIPITASSIAGGLILSTGRALGETMAVTFLAGNVNQIPKSLLDPFTTITVALANQFTEADTAIYLSSLYYLALILFIMSFIVLYLSKIMLLKLEKKWKV
- the pstA gene encoding phosphate ABC transporter permease PstA; this translates as MVKRKLENYIFLTLSGFSALLGLFFLFWILGDLLINGFKYINLDLFTKDPVPPGMEGGGLKHAFIGHLIITVLGTMIGTPIGILAGIFFAEYGQNSKVFKIARNIVDIMVSNPSIVIGAVVYAILVYPVGHFMGIAGSVALALLMIPVIVITTDEMMKLVPRETREAAYALGAQPWQVSFQVVLKAAKVGVLTGVILGVARISGETAPLLFTSFNNNFTTYDITQPTASLTVTVFQYAMGPYDEWHRQAWAASFILTFFVLIASITARYLIQRKKHS
- the pstB gene encoding phosphate ABC transporter ATP-binding protein PstB, with protein sequence MSENVKLQVKNLNFYYAGNKQALKNINMPVYEKKVTALIGPSGCGKTTLLRCFNRMHDLYPGNRYEGEIIFEGKNILAKDVDLMILRSKIGMVFQKPTPFPMSIFDNVAYGLRLQGIKNKTELQDRVEKALKDAAIWDEVKDRLNASAFSLSGGQQQRLCIARAIAVKPEVILFDEPTSALDPISTSKIEELIVELKKNHTIIIVTHNMQQAARVSDYTAFMYLGELIEFDLTDIIFTKPSKKLTEDYVSGKFG
- the phoU gene encoding phosphate signaling complex protein PhoU, whose product is MLIEPRLNEIKERLLKMAEIVENMIDNSIKAIIEHNPRYLKYVEENENIVDQMEVENESLIITTMARYQPEAKYLRMLAMDLFVNRDLERIGDHAENIKEHAQSILTKPKLKEYVDLPKMTELTIQMLKDAIKAFAENDTNLARDVIKRDDIIDALEDQIIRELYTYMVEDPSTIKVGLRLIDVVKNIERVADIATNLAEEVIYMKEGKMLRHQELDENGK
- a CDS encoding ATP-binding protein, whose protein sequence is MESNTLKDQHLDYEILISFLDYLKEGVIVVDENKNILFVNRFAQRFLNTPDYEGKHFKEVINDNYLYSIISHEYDKDTKLEVNIDSSKYLVNVYHIKGKKIIHLQDITPFEIYKQAKKDFVSNVSHELKTPISVLKSAMETIEEEIKDSNILKFVDMAKKRINQMDSLINDLLILARLESQEDLVNKKKYLLYKQVEDIFEDLQHLTKDKNIKLKNNVPKDFEVYADEQKLSIALKNLIENAIKYNVQNGTVEVNAKTDGKYDIISVIDTGIGIPPESIPLVFERFYRVDKSRSRNIGGTGLGLSIVKHITEAHKGKVWVESQVGKGSKFYIKIPKT